The following DNA comes from Cucumis sativus cultivar 9930 chromosome 7, Cucumber_9930_V3, whole genome shotgun sequence.
TCTGGAATTGAGGCTGAACTTCCCTTTGTTCCAACAAGAATTTCAGAGCTTTCTAATCTAAAATAATAGTGAATTTCCTCACCAGTAGGTAGTGCCTCCATTTCTGCACTAAGAGAACAACTGCCATGAGTTTCCGTTCATATATGGACTTAACTTGAGCTCTTGAGGAAAGAGCTCAAGTTTCTGACTGAAGAATGCTATAGGGTGTCCTTGTGCAACAGCACTCCTAAGCCTACTCCTGAAGTATCAGTCTCAATTGTAAATGGCTTTGACCAATCAGGCAGTGCTAACACTGGTATGGTCGTCATTGCTAATTTCAGTTGTTCATAAGCTGCTATGGCTTCCTCATTCCACTTGAACGCGTTCTTCTGAAGTAACTTAGTTAAGGGCGTGGCAATCTCCCCATAACTCTTCACAAACTTCCGATAATATCCAGTCAGTCGGCCCTAGAAATCCCCTCAGCCCAATTATGTCCTTCAGTTGTGGCCAATTAATCATGCTTCGAATCTTTTCCTCATCAGCTTCGACTCCTCTACTGGAAATCATGTGCCTCAAATACTGAACTTAGGAGTGGGCTATTACacatttgtttctatttgcAAATAGTTGATCATCCCTCAATATGGCAAATACCATCCCCAAATGTTTCATATGCTCGTTATATTAGCactataaactaaaatatcattaaaaaaagacaagaaCACATCTTCTGAGGAAAGGTTTGAATATCTGGTTCATCAAAGATTGGAAGGTGGCCGGAGCATTAGTGAGACCAAAAGGCATCACCAAGAATTCGTAGTGCCCTTCGTGCGTGCGAAAAGCTGTCTTCTCCACATCTTCCCCCTTCATTCTTATCTGATGATATCCAGATTTAAGATCTAATTTAGAGAATAATGTTGCCCCATGTAGTTCATTTAGGAGTTATTCAATCACCAGAATGGGAAATTTGTCGGCCACGGTTACTTGATTCAGTTTACGGTAGTCTACACAGAATCTCCATCTctatccttcttcttcaccaatAGTACCGGGCTAGAGTAAGGGTTGTGACTTGGCCAAATCACCCTTGCTTGTAGCATTTCTATCACCAGtttttcaatctcttcttTTCGTACATGTCCATACTTATATGGTCGAACATTGATTGGTGTGATCGGGTAAAGTCAAAATGCGGTGGTCTACGGTTCTCTTGGGAGGTAAACCTATTGGTAGCCTAAATATGTACGTGTACTGATTGAGTAATTGTTGAACCATGGGTAATCCTTCATCATCTCCTTTTAACTCactttttgtttcatattcCTCTTCCCATTCAACttcataattttgtaattctaaaagaaatccTTGGTCGCCTGATTGCCATGCTTTTTCTATGGTCCTTAACGAACATTCTGACTTGATGAGGGAAGGGTCCCCTTTCAGtgttattcttcttcttttttccaaaatgtCATGGTTAGGGATGATCAGTGCACTTTCATGGTTCCTGTCGAATCAAGCAATTGCATCCCTAAGACCAAGTCTACATTTCCCAGTTCCACCGCCAAGAAGTCAACTATGGGTCCCCTTTCAGtgttattcttcttcttttttccaaaatgtCATGGTTTCTGTCACCAATAACCCTCGGGCACCTCAGAGGAATAGTACTGATCATCGAAAACCAGAGCCTGTAGAGATTGTTTGTAACTACTGTCGTAAGCCAGGCCATATGAAACGTGATTGTCGGAAATTGCTATGTAAGAATAGTCAACGATCTCAACATGCTCAGATAGCCTCCACATGTGATATACCAGAGGCGTCAGTTACTATTTCGACAGATGAGTTTGCTAAGTTTCAGAATTACCAAGAGTCATTACAAGCGTCATCTTCCTCTACTCCGATTGCATCCACTGTTGCCCCAGGTAAAGTAAAGTGTCTTCTTACATCATCTACCAAATGGGTCATAGACTCTGGTGCCACAGCTCATATGACAGGTAATTCTCACCTATTTTCTAGACCGTTGTCCCCTGCCCCTTTTCCATCGGTTACATTGGTCGATGGCTCCACATCTTCTGTTCTTGGCTCTGGCACTATTCACCTTACCccatcattttctctctcttctgtgTTACATTTGCCTAActtatcctttaatttaatttctactagTCAACTTACTCATGACCTAAATTGTGTTGTCATGTTCTTTTCTGGTTATTGCTTGTTTCAGGATCGTGTGACGAAGAAGATTATTGGTAGAGGATATGAGTCAGGAGGCCTTTATCTCTTTGATCATCAAGTATCGCAAGCTGTGGCGTGTCC
Coding sequences within:
- the LOC116405047 gene encoding uncharacterized protein LOC116405047 — encoded protein: MVSVTNNPRAPQRNSTDHRKPEPVEIVCNYCRKPGHMKRDCRKLLCKNSQRSQHAQIASTCDIPEASVTISTDEFAKFQNYQESLQASSSSTPIASTVAPGSCDEEDYW